The following coding sequences lie in one Xanthomonas hortorum pv. pelargonii genomic window:
- a CDS encoding oxidoreductase, which translates to MPKPFNLAVVGYGYVGRTFHAPLIASTPGLQLHSMVSSKPQQAQADFPDVAVLADLETALADPALDAVVLATPNQTHAPFALQALAAGKHVLVDKPFALDAAQAREVVDAAAAAGRIVSVFQNRRWDADFLTVRRLIDEGQLGEVVEFHSHFDRYRPQVRDRWRESDIPGAGLWYDLGPHLLDQALQLFGTPQAISADLQRQRSQARSDDYFHVTLRYPRLRVILHAGSLVADSSLRFAVHGTRGSYLKHGLDTQEDQLRAGRRPGTAGWGVDPLPGTVTRVDEEGRVHTHQPDTLPGDYRNCYAAFRDALAGTGPAPVSGADAVQLMELLELAQRSAASGQVQWLDGAGATSGDR; encoded by the coding sequence ATGCCTAAACCGTTCAATCTGGCCGTCGTCGGCTATGGCTATGTTGGCCGCACCTTTCATGCCCCGCTGATTGCCAGCACACCGGGTTTGCAGTTGCACAGCATGGTGTCGTCCAAGCCGCAACAAGCGCAGGCCGACTTCCCCGACGTGGCCGTGCTTGCCGATCTGGAAACCGCGTTGGCCGACCCCGCGCTCGATGCGGTGGTGCTTGCCACGCCCAACCAGACCCATGCGCCGTTCGCCTTGCAGGCACTGGCCGCCGGCAAGCACGTGCTGGTCGACAAACCCTTCGCACTGGATGCCGCACAGGCGCGCGAGGTGGTGGATGCTGCCGCAGCGGCCGGGCGCATCGTCAGCGTGTTTCAGAACCGCCGCTGGGATGCAGACTTTCTCACCGTGCGCCGGTTGATCGACGAAGGCCAGCTGGGCGAAGTAGTGGAATTCCATTCGCACTTCGACCGCTATCGCCCGCAAGTACGCGACCGTTGGCGCGAGAGCGACATCCCCGGCGCCGGGCTGTGGTACGACCTGGGGCCGCATCTGCTCGATCAGGCACTGCAATTGTTCGGCACCCCGCAGGCGATCAGCGCGGATCTGCAGCGCCAACGCAGCCAGGCACGCAGCGACGATTATTTCCATGTGACCCTGCGTTACCCGCGCCTGCGCGTGATCCTGCATGCCGGCTCGTTGGTGGCCGACAGCAGCCTGCGCTTTGCCGTCCACGGCACTCGCGGCAGTTATCTCAAGCACGGGCTGGATACGCAGGAAGACCAACTCCGCGCCGGGCGTCGCCCGGGCACCGCCGGCTGGGGTGTCGACCCGCTGCCCGGCACCGTCACCCGTGTCGATGAAGAAGGCCGCGTGCACACCCATCAACCCGACACCCTGCCCGGCGACTATCGCAACTGCTACGCCGCATTTCGCGATGCATTGGCCGGTACCGGCCCGGCACCGGTCAGTGGTGCAGACGCCGTGCAGTTGATGGAACTGCTGGAGCTGGCGCAACGCAGTGCCGCGTCGGGTCAGGTGCAGTGGCTGGATGGTGCCGGCGCCACGTCTGGCGACCGCTGA
- a CDS encoding BON domain-containing protein, translating to MKNMTHARTLLALSLSLGLTLGASQAFAAPQEHADHKDHAASMDESKKPVTDTWITTKVKADLLATDNVSGTDVKVETKNGIVTLTGSVATKAEHDKAVAVAKGIEGVKSVKSVGLKVVAAKK from the coding sequence ATGAAGAACATGACGCATGCACGCACGCTGTTGGCTCTGTCGCTGTCGCTCGGCCTGACGCTGGGCGCCTCGCAGGCATTCGCGGCGCCGCAGGAACATGCCGATCACAAGGACCACGCTGCCAGCATGGACGAGTCCAAGAAGCCGGTGACCGACACCTGGATCACCACCAAGGTGAAGGCCGATCTGCTGGCCACCGACAACGTGTCGGGTACCGACGTCAAGGTCGAGACCAAGAACGGCATCGTGACCTTGACCGGTTCGGTCGCGACCAAGGCCGAGCACGACAAGGCCGTGGCTGTGGCCAAGGGCATCGAAGGCGTCAAGAGCGTCAAGTCGGTGGGTCTGAAGGTTGTTGCTGCGAAGAAGTAA
- a CDS encoding lactoylglutathione lyase family protein — MSQPYPRNFSHIGLSVTDIDAAVAFYTDVLGWYLIMPPTLINEDASAIGVMCTDVFGAGWGSFRIAHLSTGDRMGVEIFQFRNAEKPANNFEYWKSGVFHFCIQDPDVEGLAAKIVAAGGKQRMPVREYFPGEKPYRMVYMEDPFGNILEIYSHSYELTYSAGAYASTR; from the coding sequence ATGTCTCAGCCTTATCCGCGAAACTTCTCGCATATCGGTTTGTCGGTCACTGACATCGACGCCGCTGTCGCGTTTTACACCGATGTATTGGGCTGGTATCTGATCATGCCGCCGACCCTGATCAACGAAGACGCCAGCGCCATCGGCGTGATGTGTACGGATGTCTTCGGAGCCGGTTGGGGCTCGTTTCGCATCGCGCATCTATCGACAGGCGATCGTATGGGCGTGGAGATTTTCCAGTTTCGCAACGCGGAAAAGCCGGCCAACAACTTCGAATACTGGAAGAGTGGTGTCTTTCACTTCTGCATCCAGGACCCGGATGTCGAAGGACTGGCGGCGAAGATCGTTGCTGCCGGTGGCAAGCAGCGCATGCCGGTGCGTGAATACTTCCCGGGCGAAAAGCCTTATCGCATGGTCTATATGGAAGACCCGTTCGGCAATATCCTGGAAATCTACAGCCACAGCTATGAGCTGACCTATTCGGCCGGTGCGTACGCGTCGACTCGTTGA
- a CDS encoding tannase/feruloyl esterase family alpha/beta hydrolase: protein MAALPKAAAALDVVKPVMACADLATFDLGAIGGAGSKITAAVETTNQAGRSICAVEGTLSPTINFAVQLPMQHWTQRYLQIGCGGLCGSIAGNVGAADGCAPLNSGGFVLAATDMGHQDQDGAFGKDAGKRADFAYRGQHLTAVAAKALVRAYYGRPQRYAYFSGCSDGGREALVEAQRYPDDFDGIIAGAAALNFIVQNAVFHAWQARANTGADGKPVLLAARLPILHAAVLKACDALDGLADGVVGNPLVCHFDPATLQCPADARDRSACLSAAEIEVARKFYDGPRDPATGTRLSAGGPQYGSELAWAGVYVPQSANEAIFSEKVSLPVLRNMAFDVDPPSDFTLADMQFDLATFQKLRFRHRLFDATDPDLSAFADNGGKLILFHGWSDPHISPINSIAYYTAMREYMGSKRVDGFARLYVFPGMYHCSNGEGPYQMDLLTPMMAWVERGSAPDAIQARQPQQDAASDFGAPRGAGGMGGERAAPAPGTQAAALGPDKPSTVPIMRARPVYPWPFTTAWNGKGDPDKASSFVRGPAIDVQMPEWAGAEFFSPYAPLAQ from the coding sequence ATGGCAGCGCTGCCAAAGGCCGCTGCCGCGCTCGATGTCGTCAAGCCTGTGATGGCTTGCGCGGACTTGGCGACGTTCGATCTGGGCGCGATCGGGGGTGCGGGCAGCAAGATCACCGCTGCTGTCGAAACCACCAACCAGGCGGGCCGGTCGATTTGCGCAGTCGAAGGCACGCTCTCGCCCACGATCAACTTTGCAGTGCAGTTGCCGATGCAGCATTGGACACAGCGCTATCTGCAGATTGGCTGTGGTGGGCTGTGCGGCAGCATCGCGGGCAATGTCGGCGCTGCCGATGGATGCGCGCCCTTGAATAGCGGCGGCTTCGTGTTGGCGGCCACCGACATGGGGCATCAGGATCAGGATGGCGCATTCGGCAAGGACGCAGGCAAACGCGCCGACTTCGCCTATCGCGGCCAGCACCTGACGGCCGTGGCTGCCAAAGCGTTGGTCCGGGCCTATTATGGCCGGCCGCAGCGCTACGCGTACTTCAGCGGCTGCTCCGATGGTGGGCGCGAGGCCTTGGTCGAGGCGCAGCGTTATCCGGATGATTTCGACGGCATCATCGCCGGTGCCGCCGCGCTGAATTTCATTGTGCAAAACGCGGTCTTCCATGCCTGGCAGGCACGTGCCAATACCGGTGCCGACGGCAAGCCGGTGCTGCTGGCAGCGCGCCTGCCGATCCTGCATGCAGCGGTGCTCAAAGCTTGCGATGCGCTCGATGGACTGGCCGATGGGGTGGTCGGCAATCCGCTGGTGTGCCACTTCGATCCGGCAACGCTGCAATGCCCGGCCGATGCGCGGGATCGTTCCGCCTGCCTGAGCGCGGCCGAGATCGAGGTCGCCCGCAAGTTTTATGACGGCCCACGCGACCCTGCGACCGGCACGCGCCTGAGCGCCGGTGGCCCGCAGTACGGGTCGGAGCTAGCCTGGGCCGGCGTGTATGTGCCGCAGTCGGCCAACGAGGCGATCTTCAGTGAGAAGGTCAGCCTGCCGGTGCTGCGCAACATGGCGTTCGACGTTGATCCGCCGAGCGATTTCACGCTGGCCGACATGCAGTTCGATCTGGCGACGTTTCAGAAGCTGCGCTTTCGGCATCGCCTGTTCGATGCGACTGACCCCGACCTGTCGGCCTTTGCCGACAACGGCGGCAAGCTGATCCTCTTCCACGGTTGGTCCGACCCGCATATTTCGCCGATCAACAGCATCGCCTACTACACTGCGATGCGCGAATACATGGGCAGCAAGCGTGTCGACGGCTTTGCACGCCTGTATGTATTTCCCGGCATGTATCACTGCTCCAACGGCGAGGGTCCCTACCAGATGGATCTGCTGACGCCGATGATGGCCTGGGTCGAGCGTGGCAGTGCGCCGGATGCAATCCAGGCGCGTCAACCGCAGCAGGATGCAGCGAGCGATTTTGGAGCGCCGCGAGGTGCAGGTGGCATGGGCGGTGAGCGCGCGGCGCCTGCGCCAGGCACGCAAGCAGCAGCGCTTGGGCCGGACAAGCCGTCCACCGTACCGATCATGCGAGCGCGCCCGGTGTATCCCTGGCCGTTTACGACAGCGTGGAATGGCAAGGGCGACCCCGACAAGGCATCCAGCTTCGTACGGGGCCCGGCGATCGACGTGCAGATGCCGGAGTGGGCCGGCGCCGAATTTTTCAGCCCTTACGCACCACTGGCGCAGTGA
- a CDS encoding LysR family transcriptional regulator has product MKDIKTLDLNLLKALDALLDEHNVTRAAARLGVTQPAMSGMLTRLRKTFDDPLFVRAQRGIVPTQRCLALAGPLKQVISEIGGLLQPLVFEPSTAAQTFTIAATDYALRAIAIPFLSALKQQAPHISVALVPVDDRQIYVELERGEIDLALLTPESTPPDLHARALFEERYVCVLRGDHPALQRNRKRLTIDQFCALDHALVSYLGGGFRGVTDEALAALGKHRRVTLSAQSFLILPEILRASDMVAILPSRLVAGIEGLATFEPPIAIPGFTKIAAWHARTHHDGAQRWLRQLLFDHCGDRATRRRR; this is encoded by the coding sequence ATGAAAGACATCAAGACACTGGATCTGAACCTGCTCAAGGCGCTGGATGCCTTGCTGGACGAGCACAACGTCACCCGCGCTGCGGCCCGGCTGGGCGTCACCCAACCGGCCATGAGCGGCATGCTGACGCGGTTGCGCAAGACCTTCGACGACCCGCTCTTCGTGCGGGCACAGCGCGGTATCGTGCCCACGCAGCGTTGCCTGGCATTGGCCGGGCCGCTCAAGCAGGTCATCAGCGAAATCGGCGGCTTGCTGCAACCGCTGGTGTTCGAGCCATCGACCGCGGCGCAGACCTTTACGATTGCGGCCACCGATTACGCCTTGCGGGCGATCGCGATTCCGTTCCTGTCTGCACTCAAGCAACAGGCGCCGCACATCAGTGTGGCCCTGGTGCCGGTGGACGACCGGCAGATCTACGTTGAGCTGGAACGCGGCGAGATCGACCTGGCCCTGCTGACGCCAGAAAGCACGCCGCCCGACCTGCATGCCCGCGCGCTGTTCGAAGAACGCTACGTCTGCGTGTTGCGTGGCGACCACCCTGCCCTGCAGCGAAACCGCAAGCGCCTGACGATCGACCAGTTCTGCGCGCTCGACCATGCGCTGGTGTCGTATCTGGGCGGAGGATTCCGCGGTGTGACCGACGAGGCCCTGGCAGCGCTCGGCAAGCACCGCAGGGTCACCTTGTCGGCGCAGTCCTTCCTCATCCTTCCCGAGATCCTGCGCGCCAGCGACATGGTGGCGATCCTGCCCAGCCGGTTGGTTGCCGGCATCGAAGGCCTGGCCACATTCGAGCCGCCCATCGCCATCCCGGGCTTTACCAAGATTGCCGCCTGGCATGCGCGTACCCATCACGATGGCGCGCAACGCTGGCTGCGCCAGCTGCTGTTCGATCATTGCGGAGATCGCGCCACGCGCCGCCGTAGATAG
- a CDS encoding sensor histidine kinase has product MQTTVQADRWDRWRLPLLAVAVFLIVVVPSLLLQQMAHNANQAAVWVSHSQDVQETAQRLEAAMRDTESAALMRSHGVVRPALLERMRRGRREALAAVHQLIVLTKDNPAQQVRMGRIQSTIERRLLLAERIAVTTDPAQIRALIDDMTLSNPIRLLIDELQRAESKLLELRSTRATKERTHYAVLSWATLAVQLLLLGTVIWLLQRQIRRRLAAEQEYLRANGRASSVLQTVREPIVLLDDNQRIMLHNPAFAELYGLEERGNESMSLEDVGEGVWRDAQIHQRLADVLLRDRELWDYEHEQRGADGVLRTMLINARRMPLPDTNDEDVVLMTVSDISLQKASQQRIQELNRQMEGKVDQVSEVNRELEAFSYSVSHDLRAPLRHVAGFSDKLARHLGDAADEKSRHYMEVISSSARRMASLIDDLLVYSRLGRSALRLQAVDMQSLVSETRAILDSSVQSENTGHRVDWHIAPLPVLVADENMMRQLWMNLLGNAVKYSAKREVAKIEVSYRPLPDGGHQFSVRDNGAGFDMEYSAKLFGVFQRLHKASEYAGTGIGLASVRRVLTRHGGRVWAEGVVDEGATFHFVLPPAHEAPNQEFNV; this is encoded by the coding sequence ATGCAGACAACGGTCCAAGCAGACAGATGGGATCGCTGGCGCCTGCCTTTGCTGGCAGTTGCCGTGTTCCTGATTGTGGTGGTGCCCTCGTTGCTGTTGCAGCAGATGGCGCACAACGCCAATCAGGCTGCGGTGTGGGTCTCGCATAGCCAGGACGTGCAGGAGACCGCGCAGCGCTTGGAAGCGGCGATGCGCGATACCGAATCGGCGGCGTTGATGCGCTCGCATGGTGTGGTGCGCCCTGCCTTGCTGGAGCGCATGCGGCGTGGCCGGCGTGAAGCGCTGGCGGCGGTGCATCAGCTCATCGTGCTGACCAAGGACAACCCGGCTCAGCAAGTGCGGATGGGGCGCATCCAGAGCACGATCGAGCGCCGCTTGCTGCTGGCCGAGCGTATCGCGGTGACCACCGATCCGGCGCAGATCCGTGCGTTGATCGACGACATGACCTTGAGCAACCCGATCCGGCTGTTGATCGACGAGTTGCAACGCGCCGAAAGCAAGTTGCTGGAACTGCGCAGTACGCGCGCCACCAAAGAACGCACGCATTACGCGGTGTTGAGCTGGGCGACGCTGGCCGTGCAGTTGCTGCTGTTGGGCACGGTGATCTGGTTGCTGCAGCGGCAGATCCGTCGCCGCCTGGCGGCCGAGCAGGAATATCTGCGTGCCAATGGCCGCGCCAGTTCGGTGCTGCAGACCGTGCGCGAGCCGATCGTGCTGCTGGACGACAATCAGCGCATCATGCTGCACAACCCGGCCTTCGCCGAGTTGTATGGCCTGGAAGAGCGCGGTAACGAATCGATGTCGCTGGAGGACGTGGGCGAGGGCGTGTGGCGCGATGCGCAGATTCATCAGCGACTCGCCGACGTGCTGCTGCGCGACCGCGAGTTGTGGGATTACGAACATGAGCAGCGCGGCGCCGATGGCGTGCTGCGCACCATGTTGATCAACGCGCGACGCATGCCGTTGCCCGATACCAACGACGAAGACGTGGTACTGATGACGGTGAGCGACATCAGCCTGCAGAAAGCCTCGCAGCAGCGCATCCAGGAACTCAACCGGCAGATGGAAGGCAAGGTCGATCAGGTGTCCGAGGTCAACCGCGAGCTGGAAGCCTTCAGCTATTCGGTCTCGCACGATCTGCGCGCACCGTTGCGGCATGTGGCCGGTTTTTCGGACAAGCTGGCGCGCCACCTGGGCGATGCGGCGGACGAAAAATCGCGTCACTACATGGAGGTGATCAGCAGCTCGGCGCGGCGCATGGCGTCGCTGATCGACGACCTGCTGGTGTATTCGCGCCTGGGCCGCAGTGCGCTGCGCCTGCAGGCGGTGGACATGCAATCGCTGGTGTCGGAGACGCGCGCGATCCTGGATTCCAGCGTGCAGAGCGAAAACACCGGCCACCGTGTGGACTGGCATATCGCCCCGCTGCCGGTGCTGGTGGCCGACGAAAACATGATGCGCCAGCTGTGGATGAACTTGCTGGGCAATGCGGTCAAGTACAGCGCCAAGCGCGAAGTGGCCAAGATCGAGGTCAGCTACCGGCCGCTGCCGGACGGCGGCCATCAATTCAGTGTGCGCGACAACGGTGCCGGCTTCGATATGGAGTACAGCGCAAAGTTGTTCGGTGTGTTCCAGCGTCTGCACAAGGCCAGCGAATACGCCGGTACCGGCATTGGCCTGGCCAGCGTCAGGCGCGTGTTGACGCGCCACGGTGGCCGGGTCTGGGCCGAGGGCGTCGTCGACGAAGGCGCCACGTTCCATTTTGTGCTTCCCCCTGCGCATGAAGCGCCCAACCAAGAGTTCAATGTATGA
- a CDS encoding response regulator encodes MSAIRTILLAEDSSADAEMAVDALREARLANPIVHVEDGVETMDYLLRRGAFADREEGLPAVLLLDIKMPRLDGLEVLKQVRGDETLKRLPIVILSSSREESDLARSWDLGVNAYVVKPVDVDQFFNAVKTLGTFWAVINQAPELD; translated from the coding sequence ATGAGTGCCATCCGTACCATTCTTCTGGCAGAAGACAGCTCGGCCGATGCAGAAATGGCGGTCGACGCTCTGCGCGAAGCCCGCCTGGCCAACCCCATCGTGCATGTCGAAGACGGTGTGGAAACCATGGACTATTTGCTGCGTCGTGGCGCGTTCGCCGATCGCGAGGAAGGCTTGCCGGCGGTGTTGCTGTTGGACATCAAGATGCCGCGGCTGGATGGCCTGGAAGTGCTCAAGCAGGTGCGCGGCGACGAGACGCTCAAGCGCTTGCCGATCGTGATCCTGTCGTCCTCGCGCGAAGAGAGCGACCTGGCCCGCAGCTGGGACCTGGGCGTGAATGCCTATGTGGTCAAGCCGGTGGATGTCGATCAGTTCTTCAATGCAGTCAAGACGCTCGGCACGTTCTGGGCGGTCATCAATCAGGCACCGGAGCTGGACTGA
- a CDS encoding ATP-binding response regulator, which translates to MLQEGGKLEQLKILLVEDSPEDAELLSDQLLDAGIDAAFERVDSERSLRSALDEFQPDIVLSDLSMPGFSGHQALRLVRQNGATPFIFVSGTMGEETAVKALQDGANDYIIKHNPTRLPSAVIRAIREARADLERQRVESELMRAQRLESLAMLAAGLSHDLRNILQPLLIVPDLLAGRTDDPQLRQLAKVVAECGRRGHEMAESMLSFVRGSNKPREQVSVASLFQGVQMLLRSSLPDGVRLQMETIALDLTIEANYTELQQCLLNLGLNAIQAMPGGGTLILSADRHDDARVRMSVADTGVGMSDETRARLFSPFFTTKADGTGLGLISCKRIIESYGGSILVDSRLGEGTRFDMLVPMRSNAVAVADTEPPLPLGQGQRILLVDGEATRLSLLGNALSSQGYQPQLATDGAAALQLVQPHAMPDLVIIDSDIILLSAVSVLLSMQELGYQGPAIVLEDVGAPLQRMHFPADIPVHVLRKPLEMRRVFRAVSHALEMA; encoded by the coding sequence ATGCTGCAAGAGGGTGGCAAACTGGAGCAGCTGAAGATCCTTCTGGTGGAAGATTCACCGGAAGATGCCGAGCTGTTGTCCGATCAGCTGCTGGATGCCGGCATCGACGCGGCGTTCGAGCGCGTGGACAGCGAACGCTCGCTGCGCAGCGCGCTGGATGAATTCCAGCCGGACATCGTGCTGTCGGATCTGAGCATGCCCGGGTTTTCCGGCCACCAGGCATTGCGTCTGGTGCGCCAGAACGGCGCCACGCCCTTCATCTTCGTCTCCGGCACCATGGGCGAGGAGACTGCGGTCAAGGCGCTGCAGGACGGCGCCAACGATTACATCATCAAGCACAACCCGACCCGCTTGCCGAGTGCGGTGATCCGCGCGATCCGCGAAGCGCGTGCCGACCTGGAACGTCAGCGCGTGGAGAGCGAGCTGATGCGCGCGCAGCGGCTGGAAAGCCTGGCGATGCTGGCGGCCGGGTTGAGTCACGACCTGCGCAATATCCTGCAGCCGTTGTTGATCGTGCCCGACCTGCTGGCCGGGCGCACCGACGACCCGCAGCTGCGTCAGTTGGCCAAGGTGGTGGCCGAGTGCGGCCGGCGCGGGCATGAGATGGCCGAGTCGATGCTCTCGTTCGTGCGCGGCTCCAACAAGCCGCGCGAGCAGGTATCCGTCGCCAGTCTGTTCCAGGGCGTGCAGATGCTGCTCAGGAGCAGCCTGCCCGATGGCGTGCGCCTGCAGATGGAGACGATCGCCCTGGATCTGACCATCGAGGCCAATTACACCGAACTGCAGCAATGCCTGCTCAACCTGGGCTTGAACGCGATCCAGGCGATGCCGGGTGGCGGCACATTGATTCTGTCGGCCGATCGCCATGACGATGCGCGCGTGCGCATGAGCGTGGCCGACACCGGCGTGGGCATGAGCGATGAAACCCGCGCACGCCTGTTCAGCCCCTTCTTCACCACCAAGGCCGATGGCACCGGGCTGGGGCTGATTTCGTGCAAGCGCATCATCGAAAGCTACGGCGGCAGCATCCTGGTCGACAGCCGGCTGGGCGAGGGCACGCGTTTCGACATGCTGGTGCCGATGCGCTCGAACGCGGTGGCGGTTGCCGACACCGAGCCGCCGCTGCCGCTGGGCCAGGGGCAACGCATCCTGCTGGTGGACGGCGAAGCCACGCGCCTGTCGCTGCTGGGCAATGCACTGTCCAGCCAGGGCTATCAGCCGCAGCTGGCCACCGATGGCGCGGCCGCGCTGCAACTGGTGCAGCCACACGCCATGCCCGACCTGGTGATCATCGACAGCGACATCATTCTGCTCTCGGCCGTGAGCGTGCTGTTGAGCATGCAGGAGCTGGGCTATCAGGGCCCGGCGATCGTGCTGGAAGATGTCGGCGCGCCGCTGCAGCGGATGCACTTTCCGGCGGATATCCCGGTGCATGTGCTGCGCAAGCCGCTGGAAATGCGCCGGGTGTTCCGTGCCGTGTCGCACGCGCTCGAAATGGCCTGA
- the folK gene encoding 2-amino-4-hydroxy-6-hydroxymethyldihydropteridine diphosphokinase, whose translation MTTVLLSLGSNVQPTHYLRLAVDALRARFGQLDVSPAYRTPAVGFDGPDFVNNAVVLDTDLDLHALDHWLHALEDAHGRDRSGPRFSDRTLDVDVVFFGDCIIEGPGHLRIPRPELKHAFVLKPLADIAPDFVDPLSGQTLAALWQAHPQYGTAFTTVELDAAPSLDVAR comes from the coding sequence ATGACCACCGTGCTTCTCAGCCTCGGCAGCAATGTCCAGCCGACTCACTACCTTCGCTTGGCCGTCGACGCCTTGCGCGCGCGCTTTGGCCAGCTCGACGTGTCGCCTGCGTACCGCACGCCGGCGGTGGGCTTCGATGGGCCGGACTTCGTCAACAACGCGGTGGTGCTGGACACCGATCTGGATCTGCACGCGCTCGATCATTGGCTGCATGCGCTGGAAGACGCGCACGGCCGCGACCGCAGTGGCCCGCGTTTCAGCGACCGTACGCTGGATGTGGATGTGGTGTTCTTCGGCGATTGCATCATCGAAGGGCCCGGGCATCTGCGCATTCCGCGGCCGGAGCTCAAGCATGCGTTCGTGTTGAAGCCGCTGGCCGATATCGCGCCCGACTTTGTCGACCCGTTGAGTGGGCAGACGCTGGCGGCGCTGTGGCAGGCGCACCCGCAGTATGGCACCGCGTTTACGACGGTGGAGCTGGATGCGGCCCCATCGCTGGATGTGGCGCGGTAG
- a CDS encoding pteridine reductase → MTDSSKVVLITGAGRRIGAQIATTLHAAGYRVALHAHRSGDALSARVAALCTQRAGSALALHADLRLPEAPAQLVADCIAAFGRLDGVVNNASAFYPTALGEATAAQWDELFAVNARAPFFIAQAAAAQLRQHHGAIVNLTDLHAQQPMRNHPLYGASKSALEMLTRSLALELAPQVRVNAVAPGAILWPEEGKSSDAKQALLARTPLARIGTPEEIAEAVRWLLDEASFVTGHTLHVDGGRQLS, encoded by the coding sequence ATGACAGACAGTTCCAAGGTGGTCTTGATCACCGGCGCAGGCCGCCGTATCGGCGCGCAGATCGCCACCACCCTGCATGCGGCCGGCTACCGCGTGGCCTTGCATGCGCACCGCTCCGGCGACGCGCTCAGCGCGCGCGTGGCCGCGTTGTGCACGCAACGCGCAGGCAGCGCGCTGGCCTTGCACGCCGATCTGCGCCTGCCGGAGGCACCGGCGCAACTGGTCGCCGACTGCATCGCCGCATTCGGCCGCCTGGATGGCGTGGTCAACAACGCCTCGGCGTTCTATCCCACCGCGCTGGGCGAAGCGACCGCAGCGCAATGGGACGAGTTGTTTGCAGTCAACGCGCGCGCGCCGTTCTTCATCGCCCAGGCTGCGGCCGCACAACTGCGCCAGCACCATGGTGCCATCGTCAACCTCACCGACCTGCATGCCCAGCAGCCAATGCGCAATCACCCGCTGTACGGCGCCTCCAAAAGCGCGCTGGAGATGCTGACCCGCTCGCTCGCACTGGAACTGGCACCGCAGGTGCGCGTCAATGCGGTCGCCCCCGGCGCGATTCTGTGGCCGGAAGAAGGCAAGTCTTCCGACGCCAAGCAGGCCCTGCTCGCGCGCACGCCACTGGCACGCATCGGCACGCCCGAAGAGATCGCCGAGGCAGTGCGCTGGTTGCTCGATGAAGCCAGCTTTGTCACGGGCCATACCTTGCATGTGGACGGTGGCCGCCAGCTCAGTTGA